The following are encoded together in the Triticum dicoccoides isolate Atlit2015 ecotype Zavitan chromosome 6B, WEW_v2.0, whole genome shotgun sequence genome:
- the LOC119320033 gene encoding auxin-responsive protein SAUR32-like: protein MQGDHAEKRGKVKKGWLAVRVGQPEQQGDGFRRFVIPIAYLYHPLFERLLEAARDTYGYDSAGPLRLPCSVDEFLRLRALVDREMAHSHSSSHRVHAGGHQQHGYSFAPCTRAKVTS from the coding sequence ATGCAAGGGGACCATGCGGAGAAGAGGGGGAAGGTGAAGAAGGGGTGGCTGGCGGTGCGGGTCGGCCAGCCGGAGCAGCAGGGCGACGGGTTCCGGCGGTTCGTCATCCCCATCGCCTACCTCTACCACCCGCTCTTCGAGCGGCTTCTGGAGGCGGCGCGGGACACGTACGGCTACGACTCGGCCGGCCCGCTCCGGCTGCCCTGCTCCGTCGACGAGTTCCTCCGCCTGCGCGCGCTCGTCGACAGGGAGATGGCGCACTCGCACTCCTCGTCGCATCGCGTGCACGCCGGCGGCCACCAGCAGCACGGCTACTCCTTCGCCCCGTGCACCCGCGCCAAAGTCACCTCCTGA